One part of the Natronorubrum sediminis genome encodes these proteins:
- a CDS encoding beta/alpha barrel domain-containing protein has product MFSPPLALASLSGESDAAWAEAGAEFAGGAFLGGIALDEDARDAARALVDRDRTEFLPDDPLAFIDAQLAALEDVDLQPGFNVRSATVDPIPDAARICRDRDALLEINAHCRQDELCAVGCGESLLRDGERLRRYVQAAAETGVTVGVKVRAEVPGVDLPALAADLESAGASFVHVDAMDTESIVRNIVAETDLFVVANNGVRDEATVNEYAEYGADAVSVGRPSDNPVVLERVHDAVVEQTSQDWSSPLL; this is encoded by the coding sequence ATGTTTTCACCACCACTCGCACTCGCGAGTCTCAGCGGCGAATCCGACGCGGCCTGGGCCGAAGCCGGAGCCGAGTTCGCCGGCGGGGCGTTCCTCGGGGGTATCGCACTCGACGAGGATGCTCGAGACGCGGCCAGAGCGCTCGTCGACAGGGACCGAACCGAGTTCCTCCCGGACGATCCCCTCGCCTTCATCGACGCCCAACTCGCCGCACTCGAGGACGTCGACCTCCAACCGGGATTCAACGTGCGGAGTGCGACCGTCGACCCGATCCCGGACGCGGCTCGCATCTGTCGGGATCGAGACGCGCTCCTCGAGATCAACGCTCACTGCAGACAGGACGAACTCTGTGCAGTCGGCTGTGGCGAGTCGTTGCTCCGAGACGGTGAGCGACTCCGTCGGTACGTCCAAGCGGCGGCTGAGACCGGCGTTACCGTCGGCGTGAAAGTTCGAGCGGAAGTGCCGGGGGTCGACCTTCCCGCGCTCGCAGCAGACCTCGAGTCCGCCGGCGCGTCGTTCGTCCACGTCGACGCGATGGACACCGAGTCGATCGTTCGCAACATCGTGGCGGAGACGGATCTGTTCGTCGTCGCGAACAACGGCGTCCGCGACGAGGCGACCGTCAACGAGTACGCGGAGTACGGCGCGGACGCGGTCAGCGTCGGCCGGCCGAGTGACAACCCGGTCGTCCTCGAGCGCGTCCACGACGCCGTCGTCGAGCAGACCAGTCAGGACTGGTCGTCACCCCTCTTATAA
- a CDS encoding DUF447 domain-containing protein, whose amino-acid sequence MSDDAFHPDAGEPTRGSTEWPLPLSGVTESVVATLGPNGLWNFAALGLFADDEAEDAPITARTWGNTRTRRNFHRQGEGYVLFVDDPVVFADAALSIVEREEPILECAHAWARVSVEQTDAGTSDGTEWEAWRLSPVEAAIESKTVPTIDRGFAAVVEATVAASRLGVPGYDEETLRERLEYVASVVDRAGSRREKDALERVREHTEW is encoded by the coding sequence ATGAGCGACGACGCGTTCCACCCCGACGCAGGCGAACCGACACGAGGATCCACGGAGTGGCCACTCCCGCTCTCGGGCGTGACCGAATCCGTCGTCGCGACGCTGGGGCCAAACGGGCTGTGGAATTTCGCCGCACTCGGACTCTTCGCTGACGACGAAGCCGAAGACGCGCCAATCACGGCCCGGACGTGGGGAAACACACGAACGCGTCGGAACTTCCACCGACAGGGCGAAGGCTACGTCTTATTCGTCGACGACCCCGTCGTCTTCGCAGACGCCGCGCTCTCGATCGTCGAACGCGAAGAGCCAATCCTCGAGTGTGCACACGCGTGGGCACGCGTCTCCGTCGAGCAGACCGACGCTGGAACGAGCGACGGAACCGAGTGGGAAGCGTGGCGCCTCTCCCCGGTCGAGGCAGCGATCGAATCGAAAACGGTGCCGACGATCGACCGCGGCTTCGCAGCCGTCGTCGAAGCCACCGTTGCGGCGTCCCGACTCGGTGTTCCCGGCTACGACGAGGAGACCCTCCGCGAGCGACTCGAGTACGTCGCCTCCGTCGTCGACCGGGCGGGGAGTCGACGAGAGAAAGACGCACTCGAGCGCGTCCGCGAGCACACGGAGTGGTGA
- a CDS encoding multiprotein bridging factor aMBF1 — MVQCEMCGAETSSPKTIKVEGAKLDVCSNCTDFGTEVKQPSSSSSSSKYSTSSSKSGSASSSSGGSSGSGSSASSSGGSSSQRRSDMFDDMDQLATDYDERVRNAREAKSLSQSELANELNEKASLIRKIERGDTLPSDSAQSKLENFLEIDLSAAGSSGDESEWSGGSSSGSYTLGDVVKRKD, encoded by the coding sequence ATGGTTCAGTGCGAGATGTGTGGCGCCGAGACGTCGTCTCCGAAGACGATCAAAGTCGAGGGTGCGAAACTCGACGTTTGTTCGAACTGCACCGACTTCGGCACCGAAGTCAAACAGCCGTCGAGCTCGAGTTCCTCGAGTAAGTACTCGACCTCGAGTTCGAAATCGGGCTCCGCTTCGAGTTCCAGTGGCGGCTCGAGCGGCAGTGGCTCGAGCGCGAGTTCAAGCGGTGGCTCGAGTTCCCAACGTCGGTCGGACATGTTCGACGATATGGACCAACTCGCGACTGACTACGACGAGCGAGTTCGCAACGCTCGCGAAGCCAAGTCCTTGAGTCAGTCCGAACTCGCCAACGAACTCAACGAGAAGGCGAGTTTGATCCGAAAGATCGAACGCGGTGACACCCTCCCGAGCGACAGCGCACAGTCGAAACTCGAGAACTTCCTCGAGATCGACCTGAGCGCGGCGGGAAGCTCCGGTGACGAATCCGAGTGGTCCGGTGGCTCCTCGTCGGGAAGCTACACCCTCGGCGACGTCGTCAAGCGAAAGGACTGA
- a CDS encoding adenylate kinase family protein has translation MRIAVTGTPGTGKTTATEHLASKLGTDDAASSTADFDVIHLNTVLEEEGLYTEVDADRQSKVADLDALAEWLEGREDTIVESHLAHHFDADRVAVLRCAPEPLEKRLLERGETEAKAAENAESEALDVILAEAVEKHGLESVYEIDTTDRTPDAVAVELAAVVSGDREPSAGDVDFVGYLT, from the coding sequence GTGAGAATCGCCGTCACCGGAACCCCGGGAACGGGGAAGACGACCGCGACGGAACACCTCGCGTCGAAACTCGGGACTGACGACGCTGCGTCGTCAACGGCCGATTTCGACGTGATCCACCTCAACACGGTGCTCGAGGAAGAAGGACTCTACACCGAGGTCGACGCCGACCGACAGAGCAAGGTCGCCGACCTCGATGCGCTCGCGGAGTGGCTCGAGGGCCGCGAGGATACTATCGTCGAGTCCCACCTCGCACACCACTTCGATGCCGACCGCGTCGCCGTGCTTCGGTGTGCTCCCGAACCGCTCGAGAAACGGCTGCTCGAGCGCGGTGAAACCGAGGCGAAGGCCGCGGAGAACGCAGAGAGCGAGGCGCTCGACGTAATCCTCGCAGAAGCCGTGGAGAAACACGGCCTCGAGTCGGTCTACGAAATCGACACGACCGACCGAACGCCCGACGCCGTCGCCGTGGAACTCGCGGCGGTCGTCTCGGGTGATCGAGAACCGAGTGCCGGAGACGTCGACTTCGTGGGGTACCTTACATGA
- a CDS encoding CDP-alcohol phosphatidyltransferase family protein — translation MTLDKFRPYVSRFLDPFVKGFDKVGMTPDGVSILAFGMAVLAAGAFMLGGRADPVWYAVAATLVFLNGWLDIVDGALAREQNVASAGGDLLDHVLDRYADIVIIAGLAAGIGDYLLGFLAVTGVVMTSYLGTQAQAVGLDRVYGGLVGRADRLAIIGIVGFLAFPLAGEYGGLTLTGWLLVFLAVVGHLTALQRFVHSWSALE, via the coding sequence ATGACACTGGATAAGTTCAGGCCGTACGTTTCGAGATTTCTCGACCCGTTCGTGAAAGGATTCGATAAAGTGGGAATGACGCCCGACGGCGTCAGCATCCTCGCCTTCGGCATGGCCGTCCTCGCGGCGGGTGCTTTCATGCTCGGGGGCCGTGCAGACCCCGTCTGGTACGCCGTTGCCGCGACGCTGGTCTTTCTCAACGGCTGGCTCGACATCGTCGACGGCGCACTCGCTCGAGAGCAAAACGTCGCCTCGGCGGGCGGGGACCTCCTCGATCACGTGCTCGATCGCTACGCCGACATCGTCATCATCGCGGGGCTTGCAGCCGGTATCGGAGATTATCTCCTCGGATTTCTGGCCGTGACCGGCGTCGTCATGACCTCCTACCTCGGCACGCAAGCCCAGGCAGTCGGTCTCGACCGCGTTTACGGTGGATTGGTCGGCCGAGCGGATCGCTTGGCGATCATCGGCATCGTCGGCTTCCTCGCCTTCCCGCTCGCCGGCGAGTACGGCGGACTCACGCTCACCGGCTGGTTGCTCGTCTTCCTCGCCGTCGTCGGCCACCTGACTGCCCTCCAGCGATTCGTCCACTCCTGGTCGGCACTCGAGTAG
- the tpiA gene encoding triose-phosphate isomerase, with the protein MFVLVNLKTYPCDPVAVAEAVRDVDESTDARLAVAPQATHLERVADTGAETWAQHVDPIDHGSNTGQTLAESVADAGAVGTLLNHSERRLKLADIDGAVRAAEHAGLETVVCANNPAQIGAAAALGPDAVAVEPPELIGTGTPVSQADPDIVEDAVDAAQHVDRDVSVLCGAGISTGDDVVAAGDLGSEGVLLASGVAKADDPTAALEDLVEPL; encoded by the coding sequence ATGTTCGTCCTTGTCAACCTGAAGACCTATCCGTGCGATCCGGTCGCGGTCGCCGAAGCCGTTCGCGACGTCGACGAATCGACCGACGCTCGCCTCGCAGTTGCGCCGCAGGCGACCCACCTTGAGCGCGTGGCCGACACGGGAGCTGAAACGTGGGCCCAACACGTCGATCCGATCGACCACGGGAGCAACACCGGCCAGACGCTGGCGGAATCCGTCGCGGACGCCGGTGCCGTCGGGACGTTGCTCAACCACTCAGAACGGCGGCTGAAGCTGGCCGACATCGACGGAGCCGTTCGCGCGGCAGAGCATGCAGGCCTCGAGACGGTCGTCTGTGCGAACAATCCGGCACAGATCGGTGCCGCCGCGGCACTCGGCCCCGACGCCGTCGCGGTCGAGCCGCCGGAACTGATCGGCACCGGGACGCCGGTCAGTCAGGCTGACCCTGATATCGTCGAGGATGCCGTCGATGCAGCCCAGCACGTCGACCGAGACGTGTCCGTTCTCTGCGGGGCGGGTATCAGTACCGGCGACGACGTCGTCGCAGCGGGCGATCTCGGTTCAGAAGGCGTGTTGCTCGCGAGCGGCGTCGCGAAAGCGGACGATCCGACGGCCGCCCTCGAGGACCTCGTCGAACCGCTGTAG
- the hisC gene encoding histidinol-phosphate transaminase, translating to MQPRDLSDHVAYEAGRGIEEVARELGRDPSEFVKLASNENPHGPSPAATVALREAASSVSSYPKAAHADLSAAVAERWDVSADQIWLANGGDGAIDYLSRATLEPDDTVLVPSPGFAYYGMSARFHHGDVREYDLEREDDFEQSADAVLSAYDGDRLVYLTSPHNPTGTTIPLAEIETIAAETDDDTLVVVDEAYGEFADRDSAVALLEGRDGFDARDDVAVLRTFSKAYGLAGLRLGYAIVPDEWADAYARVNTPFAASELACRAGLAALEDDEHVTRTVETTEDARAYMREHIDAHVWESEGNFVLVDVGEASAVSNAMQESGVIVRDCSSFGLPECIRITCGTEEETERAVDTVNDALESVASSTEVSET from the coding sequence ATGCAACCGCGCGACCTGTCCGATCACGTCGCTTACGAGGCGGGTCGGGGCATCGAGGAAGTCGCCCGCGAACTCGGGCGGGACCCCTCGGAGTTCGTCAAACTCGCCTCGAACGAGAACCCACACGGGCCCTCGCCTGCGGCCACCGTGGCGCTTCGCGAGGCCGCCTCGAGCGTGAGTTCCTACCCGAAAGCGGCTCACGCCGACTTGAGCGCCGCCGTCGCCGAGCGCTGGGACGTTTCTGCCGACCAGATCTGGCTGGCAAACGGCGGCGACGGCGCGATCGATTACCTCTCTCGAGCGACGCTCGAGCCCGACGACACCGTGCTCGTGCCCTCGCCGGGATTCGCCTACTACGGCATGAGCGCCCGCTTCCACCACGGCGACGTCCGGGAGTACGACCTCGAGCGCGAGGACGACTTCGAACAGTCGGCAGACGCCGTGCTTTCGGCCTACGACGGCGACCGACTCGTCTACCTCACGAGCCCGCACAACCCGACGGGGACGACGATCCCGCTCGCCGAAATCGAGACGATCGCTGCGGAAACGGACGACGACACGCTCGTCGTCGTCGACGAAGCCTACGGCGAGTTCGCCGACCGCGACAGCGCCGTCGCGTTGCTCGAGGGCCGAGACGGGTTCGACGCTCGAGACGACGTCGCCGTCTTGCGAACGTTCTCGAAAGCGTACGGATTGGCTGGTCTCAGACTCGGCTACGCCATCGTTCCCGACGAGTGGGCTGACGCCTACGCTCGCGTCAACACCCCCTTCGCGGCGAGTGAACTCGCGTGCCGCGCCGGATTGGCCGCTCTCGAGGACGACGAACACGTCACGCGCACCGTCGAGACGACCGAAGACGCCCGCGCGTACATGCGCGAACACATCGACGCTCACGTCTGGGAGAGCGAGGGGAACTTCGTCCTCGTCGACGTCGGCGAGGCGAGTGCCGTCTCGAACGCGATGCAGGAATCGGGCGTTATCGTCCGCGACTGCTCGAGTTTCGGGCTCCCCGAGTGTATCCGAATCACGTGCGGAACCGAGGAAGAAACCGAACGCGCCGTCGACACGGTGAACGACGCGCTCGAGTCCGTCGCGAGCAGTACGGAGGTGTCCGAAACGTGA
- a CDS encoding triphosphoribosyl-dephospho-CoA synthase, whose product MRTPAQQAELALLLEVAGTPKPGNVDRHRDLEELRFEHFLAGAVGARTGLDLAADGEPIGTAFERAVEGMAAQGGDNTQFGALLLLTPLVRAVRDNLTRATVSSVCENTTVADAAGFYRAFDHVDVFVDEPPADMEPLDVRRGSEAIPALEERELTLYDVMERSVPGDDVAREWVSGFERSFWAADRLADTEETESLSKRTGDVFLELLAERSDTLVANRRGEDVAADVSERAAQLLADDGLESEPDAVEAFADDLVSRGINPGTTADVTAAGLFIALEREVISV is encoded by the coding sequence ATGCGAACGCCAGCGCAGCAAGCTGAACTGGCACTCCTCCTCGAGGTCGCAGGGACGCCCAAGCCGGGCAACGTCGACCGACATCGGGACCTCGAGGAGTTGCGGTTCGAACACTTCCTCGCAGGTGCCGTAGGCGCACGAACGGGACTCGACCTCGCAGCCGACGGCGAGCCGATTGGGACGGCCTTCGAGCGTGCCGTCGAAGGGATGGCTGCTCAGGGCGGGGACAACACGCAGTTCGGCGCGCTCTTGTTGCTCACCCCGCTGGTCCGGGCCGTTCGAGACAACTTGACTCGAGCGACCGTTTCGAGCGTCTGTGAGAACACGACCGTCGCGGACGCGGCTGGCTTCTATCGCGCGTTCGACCACGTCGACGTCTTCGTCGACGAACCGCCGGCAGACATGGAGCCACTCGACGTTCGTCGCGGAAGCGAGGCGATTCCGGCACTCGAGGAACGGGAGCTGACCCTCTACGACGTGATGGAACGGAGCGTGCCCGGAGACGACGTCGCTCGAGAGTGGGTCAGCGGATTCGAACGATCGTTCTGGGCTGCAGATCGGCTCGCCGACACCGAGGAAACCGAGTCGCTGTCGAAACGCACTGGCGACGTGTTCCTGGAACTGCTCGCCGAGCGGTCGGATACGCTCGTCGCGAATCGCCGCGGTGAGGACGTCGCCGCGGATGTCTCCGAGCGCGCAGCGCAGTTGCTCGCAGACGACGGCCTCGAGTCTGAGCCCGACGCCGTCGAAGCCTTCGCGGACGACCTCGTCTCTCGGGGAATCAACCCGGGCACGACGGCGGACGTGACGGCCGCAGGGCTCTTCATCGCGCTCGAGCGCGAGGTGATCAGCGTATGA
- the cofD gene encoding 2-phospho-L-lactate transferase: MVTFLSGGTGTPKVLDGAGAVFSPEETTVVANTGDDIELGGLFVSPDVDTLLFQGGGVLDRETWWGIDGDTHRTNTALSDIADAAGLPGGPQYLPAEKQTDGMELANWRRFSGVDEFMTIGDRDRAVHITRTSLLQQGHTLCEATQRLADAFDVSIDILPMSNDPVASLVHTEDGTMHFQEFWVAHRGEPTVETVEFRGSSNAQPTPGVLEALSETVVVGPSNPVTSIGPMLTLPGVAKALSETTVVAVSPFLGDDAFSGPAGELMGAVDATPNTEGLATAYPFADAFIVDDTDDAEFDRPTFQTDIRIDTPDDAARVARTIQRAIEVVE; the protein is encoded by the coding sequence ATGGTCACGTTCCTCTCCGGGGGCACCGGCACACCGAAGGTACTCGACGGTGCTGGTGCCGTCTTTTCGCCGGAGGAAACAACCGTCGTCGCCAACACCGGCGACGATATCGAACTCGGCGGACTGTTCGTCTCGCCCGACGTCGACACGCTCTTGTTTCAGGGTGGCGGGGTGCTCGATCGCGAGACGTGGTGGGGGATCGACGGCGATACCCACCGAACGAACACAGCACTGTCCGATATCGCGGACGCTGCAGGGCTCCCCGGCGGCCCGCAGTACCTCCCAGCGGAAAAACAGACAGACGGAATGGAACTCGCGAACTGGCGGCGATTCTCCGGCGTCGACGAGTTCATGACGATCGGCGACCGCGACCGCGCGGTCCACATCACACGGACGAGTCTCCTCCAGCAGGGACACACGCTATGTGAGGCGACCCAGCGACTCGCAGACGCGTTCGACGTCTCGATCGACATCCTGCCGATGAGCAACGATCCCGTCGCGAGTCTCGTCCACACCGAAGACGGCACGATGCACTTCCAGGAGTTCTGGGTCGCCCACCGCGGCGAGCCGACCGTCGAAACCGTCGAGTTTCGCGGCTCGTCGAACGCTCAACCCACACCGGGCGTCCTCGAGGCGCTCTCCGAGACCGTCGTCGTCGGCCCCTCGAATCCGGTCACCAGCATCGGTCCAATGTTGACGTTACCGGGCGTTGCGAAGGCGCTCTCCGAGACGACGGTCGTCGCCGTCTCACCGTTTCTCGGTGACGACGCGTTCTCGGGGCCTGCAGGCGAACTCATGGGCGCGGTCGACGCGACGCCGAATACGGAAGGGCTCGCGACGGCGTATCCCTTCGCCGACGCGTTCATCGTCGACGACACCGACGACGCGGAATTCGATCGACCCACGTTCCAGACCGACATTCGTATCGACACGCCGGACGACGCGGCACGCGTCGCGCGAACGATCCAACGGGCGATAGAGGTCGTCGAGTGA
- a CDS encoding 30S ribosomal protein S17e, producing MAIKPAYVKKTGNLLLERYPEAFTTDFEQNKDSVTELTTVESKGVRNRIAGYVTRKKSSQTATA from the coding sequence ATGGCAATCAAACCGGCCTACGTCAAGAAGACCGGGAACCTCCTCTTGGAACGGTACCCGGAGGCGTTCACGACCGACTTCGAACAGAACAAAGACAGCGTCACCGAACTCACCACCGTCGAGTCCAAAGGCGTCCGTAACCGGATCGCAGGCTACGTCACCCGAAAGAAGAGTTCCCAGACGGCGACGGCGTAA
- the ligA gene encoding ATP-dependent DNA ligase LigA translates to MEFATFAQRVAAIEAEPADLEIVALVTELFEETLESAPLEDGNPCSDAGHGTATPDDFDTPDNLEIVARFVQGRVFPAWQSRTLDIGPSTCYEAIARAAGTNVRTDDVEARLADIGEIGEVAASYDFGGQQGLGAFGGGSSSANTTDGTDLTVREVYETLSELAAAEGAGSQDRKVDLLFGLVNRCSSEEARYLARLVLSEMRIGVGEGTVRDAIAEAFDVPGGEVERALQVSNDYGQVARVARDDGLEGLTQLDLAVGRPVQAMLAQAGTVTDALEEWEQAAVEWKYDGARIQLHYQPGTNPDAGATEVFSRNMEDVTDALPEVVEFAEETLEEAVILDGEVVAIDDDGTPLPFQEVLKRFRRKHDVEKAREDVTVRPVFFDCLHADGDDLLEEPLTIRHDRLEAVLCDGDERSRSPENVDGLSLLWQSDDPEKIESIDAEALEGGHEGIMLKNPESTYSPGRRGKHWRKRKPDVETLDCVVTGAEWGEGRRATFLGTFELSVRAGEAGDELETVGKVATGITDEKLEELTELLEPHITAEEGQEVDLEPEVVFEVGYEEIQTSPTYSSGYALRFPRFVGVRSDKATADADSLERLERLRD, encoded by the coding sequence ATGGAGTTCGCCACGTTCGCCCAACGTGTGGCCGCGATCGAAGCCGAGCCCGCCGATCTCGAGATCGTTGCACTCGTCACTGAGCTGTTCGAGGAGACGCTCGAGTCGGCCCCACTCGAGGATGGGAATCCCTGCTCAGACGCCGGGCACGGCACTGCAACTCCCGACGACTTCGACACACCAGACAACCTCGAGATCGTCGCCCGATTCGTCCAGGGGCGGGTCTTTCCAGCCTGGCAGTCCCGGACGCTCGACATCGGGCCGAGTACGTGCTACGAGGCGATCGCTCGCGCGGCGGGGACGAACGTGCGAACCGACGACGTCGAGGCTCGACTCGCGGATATCGGTGAGATCGGCGAGGTCGCCGCGAGTTACGACTTCGGCGGACAGCAGGGGCTCGGAGCCTTTGGTGGTGGGTCCTCGAGCGCCAATACCACCGATGGGACCGACCTCACGGTTCGGGAGGTCTACGAGACCCTTTCGGAGCTCGCCGCGGCCGAAGGCGCTGGCAGCCAGGATCGAAAGGTCGACCTCCTCTTCGGACTGGTCAATCGCTGCTCGAGCGAGGAGGCACGCTATCTCGCTCGGCTCGTCCTCTCGGAGATGCGTATCGGCGTCGGCGAGGGAACCGTCCGCGATGCGATCGCCGAGGCGTTCGACGTTCCCGGCGGCGAGGTCGAACGCGCGCTGCAGGTCTCGAACGACTACGGGCAAGTCGCTCGAGTGGCGCGCGACGACGGTCTCGAGGGCCTGACCCAACTCGACCTCGCCGTCGGCCGTCCCGTCCAGGCGATGCTCGCACAGGCCGGCACGGTAACGGACGCCCTCGAGGAGTGGGAGCAGGCTGCTGTCGAGTGGAAGTACGACGGTGCGAGAATCCAACTGCACTACCAACCGGGCACGAATCCCGACGCTGGAGCGACCGAGGTCTTCTCGAGAAATATGGAAGACGTGACCGACGCGCTGCCCGAAGTCGTCGAGTTCGCCGAGGAGACACTCGAGGAAGCCGTCATTTTGGACGGCGAAGTGGTGGCCATCGACGACGACGGCACGCCGCTTCCGTTCCAGGAGGTGCTCAAACGCTTCCGGCGAAAGCACGACGTCGAAAAGGCCCGGGAAGACGTGACGGTTCGCCCGGTGTTCTTCGATTGTTTGCACGCCGACGGCGACGACTTGCTCGAGGAGCCGTTGACGATCCGCCACGACAGACTCGAGGCGGTTCTGTGCGACGGGGACGAACGCTCTCGCTCCCCCGAGAACGTGGACGGACTCTCCCTGCTCTGGCAGAGCGACGACCCCGAGAAAATCGAGTCGATCGACGCCGAGGCGCTCGAGGGCGGTCACGAGGGGATCATGCTCAAGAACCCCGAGTCGACGTACTCGCCCGGCCGTCGGGGGAAACACTGGCGCAAACGCAAGCCCGACGTCGAGACGTTGGACTGCGTCGTGACGGGTGCGGAGTGGGGCGAAGGCCGTCGGGCGACGTTCTTGGGCACGTTCGAACTCTCCGTGCGAGCGGGCGAGGCGGGCGACGAACTCGAGACCGTCGGCAAGGTCGCGACGGGAATCACGGACGAGAAACTTGAGGAACTGACCGAGTTGCTCGAACCCCACATCACTGCCGAGGAGGGCCAGGAGGTCGACCTCGAGCCCGAAGTCGTCTTCGAGGTGGGCTACGAGGAGATCCAGACCTCGCCGACGTACTCCTCGGGCTACGCGCTTCGATTCCCGCGGTTCGTGGGGGTGCGTTCTGATAAGGCGACGGCGGACGCGGATTCCCTCGAGCGACTCGAGCGACTTCGCGATTGA